One Mycolicibacter sp. MU0083 DNA window includes the following coding sequences:
- a CDS encoding DUF7064 domain-containing protein: MIVGPYADTDDEFHPPTDPADPEWTETCWFTFTVPERRLSGQLYPFFKPTLGVASAGAYFWDDTGDQIWNCLYAKNFWHLPLPEQPLSDLRLGNGARYEVLEPGSVYRIGYDDPDDGDEIHVDLTFTAIAPPHLLGESHLDQPGRYRGEIVLRGERIPVDAFGFRDRSWGPRTQHGQGIHATPSRRGGYSYANAADGQAFHAITMDFGDGVAHAIHGYVIADGTWGKVTHGRRDVLERDSGCGAPTKVRLTVTDEHGREIEAVGSTRNRLGFAINPNLWTWNCLTEWTWNQTTGYGEDHDNWSMAGQREFAREFLSGAGRAASPAPG, encoded by the coding sequence GTGATCGTCGGACCCTACGCGGACACCGACGACGAATTCCATCCCCCGACCGATCCGGCGGACCCGGAATGGACCGAGACCTGCTGGTTCACCTTCACGGTGCCCGAGCGCAGGCTGTCCGGCCAGCTCTACCCCTTCTTCAAACCGACGCTGGGAGTGGCCTCGGCCGGCGCCTACTTCTGGGACGACACCGGCGACCAGATCTGGAACTGCCTGTACGCGAAGAACTTCTGGCATCTTCCGCTCCCCGAACAGCCGCTGTCCGACCTGCGGCTCGGCAACGGGGCGCGCTACGAGGTGCTCGAACCGGGATCGGTGTACCGGATCGGCTACGACGACCCCGACGACGGCGACGAGATTCACGTCGACCTGACCTTCACCGCGATCGCCCCGCCGCACCTGCTCGGCGAGAGCCATCTGGACCAGCCGGGGCGCTACCGCGGTGAGATCGTCCTGCGCGGTGAACGGATCCCGGTGGACGCCTTCGGATTCCGCGACCGGTCGTGGGGGCCGCGCACCCAGCACGGTCAGGGCATCCACGCCACACCCAGCAGACGCGGCGGGTACAGCTACGCCAACGCCGCCGACGGCCAGGCCTTCCACGCGATCACCATGGATTTCGGCGACGGTGTCGCCCACGCCATCCACGGCTACGTCATCGCCGACGGGACCTGGGGCAAGGTGACCCACGGCCGCCGCGACGTGTTGGAGCGCGACAGCGGATGCGGCGCCCCGACGAAGGTCCGGCTCACCGTGACCGACGAGCACGGCCGGGAGATCGAGGCGGTCGGGTCGACGCGCAACCGGCTGGGATTCGCCATCAATCCCAACCTCTGGACGTGGAACTGCCTGACCGAATGGACCTGGAACCAGACCACCGGCTACGGGGAGGACCACGACAACTGGAGCATGGCCGGGCAGCGGGAGTTCGCCCGGGAGTTCCTCAGCGGCGCCGGCCGAGCAGCGTCTCCAGCGCCGGGGTGA
- a CDS encoding phosphotransferase family protein, with product MQTPEQDDRMNAVRQWLSERRGEPVELAVQGKPGSGFSADNLIFTATAGERSSTHVLRVESSNEPPYPEQAPGLGTGVALQTRVMAAIADRVPVAPLVGVELDPAVLGAPFVVMDFVDGVVPKEMPPCTAEGFYAEAAPSLRNNMIRSGIGAMAALHSVPWRDRGLTDLAATSGPRGAARQFALWDAHLRAGLRGRDAEIYRSTRAWLQANMPPEPADEDLVLLWGDARLGNVIWDAESGTPVCVTDFEGASIGECELDVGWWLMADRWMHEGSGVARLEGEPTRAEQVAVYEAAAGRRVADLHWYEVFAAYRFAVTVVVVMNNWESAGVAPSDHTVWRDNPATELIPAILDGGSR from the coding sequence GTGCAGACTCCCGAGCAGGACGACCGGATGAATGCAGTGCGCCAGTGGCTGTCCGAGCGCCGGGGCGAACCGGTCGAACTGGCGGTGCAGGGCAAACCCGGCAGTGGTTTCTCCGCGGACAATCTGATCTTCACCGCGACCGCCGGGGAGCGCAGCAGCACCCACGTGCTGCGGGTGGAATCGTCGAACGAGCCGCCGTATCCCGAGCAGGCGCCCGGGCTGGGCACCGGCGTGGCATTGCAGACCCGGGTGATGGCGGCGATCGCCGACCGTGTTCCGGTGGCCCCGCTGGTGGGCGTCGAACTGGACCCCGCGGTCCTGGGTGCACCGTTCGTGGTGATGGATTTCGTGGACGGCGTTGTGCCCAAAGAAATGCCACCGTGCACGGCCGAAGGCTTCTACGCCGAGGCGGCACCGTCGCTGCGTAACAACATGATCCGCTCCGGCATCGGCGCGATGGCCGCCCTGCATTCGGTGCCGTGGCGCGACCGCGGACTCACCGACCTGGCGGCGACATCGGGTCCGCGGGGCGCGGCACGGCAGTTCGCGCTGTGGGACGCCCATCTGCGCGCGGGCCTGCGCGGCCGCGACGCCGAGATCTACCGGTCCACCCGGGCCTGGCTGCAGGCCAACATGCCGCCGGAGCCCGCCGACGAGGACCTGGTGCTGTTGTGGGGCGACGCCCGGCTGGGCAATGTCATCTGGGATGCGGAATCCGGAACCCCGGTGTGTGTCACCGATTTCGAGGGAGCCTCGATCGGGGAATGCGAACTCGATGTCGGCTGGTGGCTGATGGCCGACCGCTGGATGCACGAGGGTTCGGGGGTGGCACGCCTCGAAGGCGAGCCCACCCGCGCCGAACAGGTGGCCGTCTACGAGGCCGCCGCCGGGCGCCGGGTCGCCGACCTGCACTGGTATGAGGTGTTCGCCGCATACCGGTTCGCCGTCACCGTCGTGGTGGTGATGAACAACTGGGAGAGTGCCGGTGTGGCACCGAGTGACCACACCGTCTGGCGCGACAATCCGGCCACCGAGCTGATCCCGGCGATCCTGGACGGCGGATCGCGGTGA
- a CDS encoding SDR family NAD(P)-dependent oxidoreductase — protein sequence MTSLAGAKVLVVGASSGIGRQIGLQAGAAGASVAFLARRRAQLDDAVAATPGTGHIAVACDVRDEAQCVDAVAAAADALGGLDHLVYATAIDVLIRLADAGPDTWSDTFATNVFGAASITRAALPRLKAAKGRAVYLSASSVPRPLPGMGVYAASKAALETMVTSWQHEHPDLAFTTVRIGSVLGTGVTDSWSHELLGELAAEWGTGGYLHANGPGGALTVEQAAAAVLAVLTNPAWLREVTAVSDPGRENYRFE from the coding sequence ATGACGTCATTGGCCGGTGCGAAGGTCTTGGTGGTCGGCGCGTCCTCGGGCATCGGCCGGCAGATCGGCCTGCAGGCCGGCGCCGCCGGCGCGTCGGTCGCCTTCCTGGCCCGCCGCAGGGCACAGTTGGACGACGCGGTGGCCGCTACGCCGGGCACCGGACACATCGCCGTCGCGTGCGATGTCCGCGATGAGGCGCAGTGCGTCGACGCGGTCGCGGCGGCGGCCGACGCGTTGGGCGGGCTGGATCATCTGGTCTACGCCACCGCCATCGACGTGCTGATCCGGTTGGCCGACGCCGGGCCGGACACCTGGTCGGATACGTTCGCCACCAACGTTTTCGGTGCGGCATCGATCACCCGGGCGGCGCTGCCCCGACTGAAGGCGGCCAAGGGCCGGGCGGTGTATCTGAGCGCCTCATCGGTGCCGCGGCCACTGCCCGGGATGGGCGTCTACGCCGCCAGCAAGGCGGCCCTGGAGACCATGGTGACGTCGTGGCAGCACGAACACCCGGACCTGGCGTTCACCACGGTGCGGATCGGTTCGGTGCTGGGCACCGGCGTCACCGACAGCTGGAGCCACGAGCTCCTCGGCGAGCTGGCCGCCGAGTGGGGCACCGGCGGCTACCTGCACGCCAACGGTCCCGGCGGCGCGCTGACCGTGGAGCAGGCGGCCGCGGCGGTGCTGGCGGTGCTGACCAATCCGGCCTGGCTGCGGGAGGTCACCGCGGTGTCGGACCCGGGCCGGGAGAACTACCGCTTCGAGTGA
- a CDS encoding nuclear transport factor 2 family protein, with protein sequence MTERRLAELERRLAQIEDERAIERLIASYGPLVDAGDAEAVAGLWHEDGVYDVENWTMSGREEIAAMVRSRGHQELIGGGCTHFLGPAVATVHGDEAVAVCDSTLLVRQDNGFRVARAGANYFHLRRDPESPARWRIVRRVTRLLDGAAEGRALLADGIAGRIRADRPPHSKR encoded by the coding sequence GTGACCGAGCGACGCCTGGCCGAACTGGAACGGCGACTGGCGCAGATCGAGGACGAACGCGCCATCGAGCGACTGATCGCCTCCTACGGCCCGCTGGTCGACGCCGGTGACGCCGAAGCCGTCGCCGGACTCTGGCACGAGGACGGCGTCTACGACGTCGAGAACTGGACGATGAGCGGCCGCGAGGAGATCGCGGCGATGGTGCGCTCGCGGGGCCACCAGGAACTGATCGGCGGCGGATGCACCCACTTCCTGGGTCCCGCGGTGGCCACCGTGCACGGCGATGAGGCCGTCGCGGTGTGTGATTCGACGTTACTGGTCAGACAGGACAACGGTTTTCGTGTCGCACGCGCCGGCGCCAACTACTTCCACCTCCGCCGCGACCCGGAATCTCCGGCGCGGTGGCGCATCGTCCGGCGCGTCACCCGGCTGCTCGACGGCGCCGCCGAGGGCCGGGCGTTGCTGGCCGACGGGATCGCGGGCCGGATCCGGGCCGACCGGCCGCCTCACTCGAAGCGGTAG
- a CDS encoding LLM class F420-dependent oxidoreductase: MRLGLATPVVIRVPGTASEWEAAGGVDDLGRIAADADRLGYAYLTCSEHVAVPVEAAAVRGGTYWDPLATLSFLAARTERIRLVTSVLVLGYHHPLEIAKRYGTLDRLSGGRLTLGVGVGSLREEFDLLDCAWDDRGARGDDAMRALRASLSTTRPSFDGEFYRFDGLVVEPCAVQQRVPLWVGGRTRRSLRRAVELGDGWTPFGLRTDELAKHLGSVDYPDDFAVVLSTAPVDPIGAPQRTLEQIAQLADIGATDVSAVIAADSAAHYREQLAALAELAGLDSRERS, from the coding sequence ATGCGACTCGGTCTGGCCACCCCGGTGGTGATCCGGGTTCCCGGTACGGCGTCGGAGTGGGAGGCCGCGGGCGGCGTCGACGACCTCGGCCGGATCGCGGCGGATGCCGACCGGCTCGGCTACGCCTACCTCACCTGTTCCGAACACGTGGCGGTGCCGGTGGAGGCGGCGGCGGTGCGCGGTGGAACCTACTGGGATCCGTTGGCCACCCTGTCTTTTCTGGCGGCGCGCACCGAACGGATCCGGTTGGTGACCTCGGTGCTGGTGCTGGGCTATCACCATCCACTGGAGATCGCCAAACGGTACGGCACCCTCGACCGGCTCAGCGGCGGCCGGTTGACGCTCGGTGTCGGGGTGGGGTCGCTGCGCGAGGAGTTCGACCTGCTCGATTGTGCGTGGGACGACCGCGGTGCGCGCGGCGACGACGCGATGCGGGCGCTGCGGGCGTCGCTGTCGACCACCCGCCCGTCCTTCGACGGCGAGTTCTACCGGTTCGACGGGCTGGTCGTGGAACCGTGCGCGGTGCAGCAACGGGTGCCGCTGTGGGTGGGCGGGCGCACCCGGCGCTCGCTGCGGCGCGCGGTGGAACTGGGCGACGGCTGGACCCCGTTCGGGCTGCGCACCGACGAACTGGCGAAACATCTTGGCTCGGTGGACTATCCGGACGACTTCGCGGTGGTGCTCTCGACCGCTCCGGTGGATCCGATCGGGGCCCCGCAGCGCACACTCGAACAGATCGCGCAGTTGGCCGACATCGGCGCCACCGACGTCAGCGCCGTGATCGCCGCGGACTCCGCAGCGCACTACCGCGAACAGCTGGCCGCCCTGGCCGAACTGGCCGGCCTCGATTCCCGGGAGCGGTCGTGA
- a CDS encoding SDR family NAD(P)-dependent oxidoreductase, which yields MSSDDPSALARHYGPWAVVAGGSEGVGAEFALALAEAGVHLVLIARKPEPLRHTADRCRGHRVQVRELALDLAGPDNVARVVEATRDLEVGLLIYNAGANTHSAEFLDGDLSAFQRVIDLNVTTPLGLIHHFGAAMRARRRGGVLLVGSLTGYLGSARQSVYGGVKAFGRIYAEGLWLELRDYGVHVLELVLGVTRTPAMARAGLNFDVPGLRVSEPAEVAREGLERLPHGPVHVVAAHADSPALRSTDDRAQAVLASHRLMQKLLAAAPRKPDAPTAG from the coding sequence GTGTCCAGCGATGATCCGTCCGCCCTGGCCCGCCACTACGGGCCGTGGGCCGTCGTCGCCGGCGGATCCGAAGGCGTCGGGGCCGAGTTCGCGCTGGCGCTCGCCGAGGCCGGGGTGCACCTGGTGTTGATCGCCCGCAAACCGGAACCGCTGCGGCACACCGCCGATCGCTGCCGTGGCCACCGCGTGCAGGTCCGCGAACTCGCCCTGGATCTGGCCGGCCCGGACAACGTCGCGCGGGTGGTCGAGGCGACCCGGGACCTCGAGGTCGGGCTGCTGATCTACAACGCGGGCGCCAACACCCACAGTGCGGAGTTCCTCGACGGCGACCTGAGCGCCTTTCAACGGGTGATCGATCTGAACGTGACGACACCGTTGGGCCTCATCCATCACTTCGGGGCGGCCATGCGCGCCCGCCGGCGCGGCGGTGTCCTGCTCGTCGGGTCACTGACCGGATATCTGGGATCGGCGCGGCAGAGCGTCTACGGGGGCGTGAAGGCGTTCGGCCGGATCTACGCCGAGGGCCTCTGGCTGGAGCTGCGCGACTACGGCGTGCACGTGCTGGAGTTGGTGCTGGGGGTGACCAGAACCCCGGCGATGGCGCGGGCGGGATTGAACTTCGACGTGCCGGGACTGCGGGTCTCCGAGCCGGCCGAGGTGGCCCGCGAAGGGCTCGAGCGGCTCCCGCACGGCCCGGTGCACGTCGTCGCCGCCCACGCCGACAGCCCGGCGCTGCGCAGCACCGACGATCGGGCGCAGGCGGTACTCGCGTCACACCGGCTGATGCAGAAGTTGCTGGCAGCGGCCCCCCGGAAGCCCGATGCCCCGACCGCCGGCTGA
- a CDS encoding TetR/AcrR family transcriptional regulator — translation MPRPPADREPAVPSTPAQRRRCERILATAARLGARDGLEAVRMQDVADQAGVSISTVYRYYPTKHHLFTALLWHYTRSAAPQRPATGRPAADVTELMTGICRSMLARPRLARAMITSVNARRAESSTVGDFDLRATILAVAGITRPSARDRQLALLVEQCAYGVLSWAVMGETTPAQAERDLRRGCELLLAPWDEDGHAGSAGG, via the coding sequence ATGCCCCGACCGCCGGCTGACCGCGAACCGGCCGTCCCCAGCACACCCGCCCAGCGCCGGCGCTGCGAGCGGATCCTCGCCACCGCGGCCCGGCTCGGGGCCCGCGACGGCCTCGAAGCCGTTCGGATGCAGGACGTGGCCGACCAGGCCGGGGTGTCGATCAGCACCGTCTACCGCTATTACCCGACCAAGCATCACCTGTTCACCGCGCTGCTGTGGCACTACACCCGCTCCGCCGCCCCGCAGCGGCCCGCCACGGGACGCCCCGCCGCCGACGTCACCGAACTCATGACCGGGATCTGCCGGTCGATGCTGGCGCGCCCGCGGTTGGCCCGCGCGATGATCACCTCGGTCAACGCCCGGCGTGCCGAATCGAGCACCGTCGGCGACTTCGACCTGCGCGCCACGATTCTGGCCGTCGCCGGGATCACCCGGCCGTCGGCCCGGGACCGGCAGCTGGCGCTGCTGGTGGAGCAGTGCGCCTACGGGGTGCTGTCGTGGGCGGTGATGGGTGAGACCACGCCGGCGCAGGCCGAGCGCGACCTGCGCCGCGGCTGCGAATTGTTGCTGGCGCCCTGGGATGAGGACGGCCACGCCGGCTCGGCGGGCGGGTGA